Within Brassica napus cultivar Da-Ae unplaced genomic scaffold, Da-Ae ScsIHWf_1059;HRSCAF=1494, whole genome shotgun sequence, the genomic segment TGGAACTTCACCAACCCAGGGGTGGTGAGCCACAACGAGATACTGGAGATGTACAAGAGTTACATCGAGCCTGGATTTAAATGGTCCAACTTCACAGTTGAAGAACAAGCTAAGGTCATTGTTGCTCCTCGAAGCAACAATGAAATGGATGGTGCTAAACTAAGCAAGGAGTTCCCAGAGATGCTACCTATTAAAGAGGCACTGATCAAATACGTTTTTGGACCAAACAAGAGAACCTGAGCCCTCAATGAACAATACACTATTTGCCACAAGTGCTTACCTAtaactgtttctttttttccctttctttttacaaaaatgccTTTTTATTTTTGCTCGCTCGTCATCTTACATCCTTGTAAGTAGTTTCACTATATTGATTctacaaaaatatatgatttatcatTACTATTTATAGAGACGAGAGTTCTTCATTCTCTCAAATACTAGCTTTCTCCTATGATTTTACTTACTAAGACAGTAAGCttataaaaaacaaagagtCACTTACTGGTTGTGACCATTAGTGCTTATATCCACTCAGGTTCAAAACACTTGAATTTGATCCTTCAGCTACAACCTGAGAAGTGATGCAACAAGtgttgttttttaaataaacccAAGTATCTAATATGAATTTGCTCAAGTTTTGGGTTACGTTGCTTACGTGAACAGTTGAGGGCGGGAACGAGAAAGCTGAGAGCGTTTAATAGGGGAGAGAATAAGGGCTTCGAATGGAACACAGTTCAAATAAACGCAGATCAAACAGAACAAATGCAGatcatgcagatcaagcagaacaaatgcagatcaaactaatttaataaattatcgtAATTAAATACATGTTGAATTTTTCAATAAAAGTTAAATATCTCAACAAAGtacaatttattataaataagtaataaatataatttgacaaaaataacaaaaaatatcatcattctaataaatatagtaaaattgtaaattatttgaaaatttatcacaattaaaaaaattataaagagtaTTCTTGTTTtgctcttattttttttatttttatttaagttttcgGTTCTTTATTACCAGTTGGTTCAACTATAGAATTAATTAAGCATGTGTATAAAAAATGAGAACagaaaaccgaaccaaaaccaaaccgaaataacAAACCCAAAACTAAAGTTCAAAAATAACCGAATGGTTCCATTATTTCTTTAGCCAAAAAAATGAAACCGAACCAaagtaattataatatttagtatTAGAAATACCAAATATTCTAAACATATTACTTTACACCGaactatacaaaaaaaatcaaaatactcgaatattttttctaaagtattttaaattatctaaattaTCCTAAAGAACCGAATTACTCTAAtagtttttatccaaaatattaaaaaaaattcaaattgtacaatttattaaatattattaattataaactataaattaatcattattatttataattcgTTGAAAACCTAACTAAAAGcgtgctgaaaaaaaaaactatttaagcATACTTtagatttttgaattatttttagttgATGTAGATATGtggaaacaattaaaaatataaaataattaattaaaataatataaaaatactgcttttattaaaatacaaaattaattaaataaaatatgaaaagacatacatatgttataatatatCTTTAGAGAACAAGTGAACTTTTTACTTAGTATTACCGAATatagatttaatttaatttagtcaaaataaataaattattattatatcacTTATAGATAATAGactaaaaaggaagaaaaaaaaagaaaaaaaatgctacACAACCGTAGGTCACCTGCCTATCGTCCACTCCCTCTAGCCATGAAATGCATGTAtgtgttataatatatatttagaggATAAgtgaattttttaatttattttaaatcaaaagaaataaaatcttatactatttttagataattggTTTAATAAAGTTGCAAATGCTTGTTTGAATCtttatcctactatataaaagggactaaattcaaggtttttgagactatccacctcagccaaaatattctcatccaaaaagaattaaaaataaatgtcatttagaaaataattaactaacatacaacttttgatatttctagaaatttcaaatttgtaactgctaatttattaatagaatcatatatctatattgaattatgttctatttttaatcgttagacttcaagggtaaataaattattaatttataatatatatagtttataactttatattgtagttataaataaagagaaaataattgGGAAGAGTGAAtaagctcatgtaaaattatgtaattaaaatggtaaaatggtgagtatgatgaggtgaatctaagaaaatttgttgtaaaaattttggtgctttcttcgtccactataatgattttaaataaaatatatattcacataaataagtcaatatttgttgttttttttttggtaagatattaagattatcattttctgaaaggttacactgttgtttttaaacaatttattacagcaaggaaacaaaaacaaccaacaacaactcaaggtaaaaaaagccttaaggagatcttatacaagaaatataaaaaagaagtagataagaggagaaagaagaacttgtcgggtaagagaggagacagtcacgcatcatacggtcgagagaggcaaggatgactgatgaaggtgaggagacagctgtgaacacacgagcattacgctctttccacaacaggtagatggctgactgaaagtagagcttgatgactggagtagcatgtgcatctgcgttgacgcgaggttgattgatctaggctgcaacagagtgtagatcagccggaggagaaatccaaacttcagcagcaaaagactcccatatcaagcgagagaaagagcactcaaagaagagatgatggtgagtctctatttccagattacaaaggaCGCACGTTCCGGAGACATTTAACCCccaacgcctcaagcgatccttggttggcagtcttctccgcaaagccaaccatgatataaacgcattacgtggaatatgttccttgaaccaaatagtcTTGTGCCAATATTTATTGTTGATTGTGTCTatattcttttctgacattagtatccatattttttggtaaactgatccaaagagattagtttgtggcGCTAACCAAACGAagattatagtgtttactttggataaagtaataggttgaatgatagatggcgtgcgtgccttttcacatggaaatctgcacatatattaaaattgtaagttttgaatcatagagaaaatatagtgtatatgactgaagttaGTCCATTctgaaactaaagatggctaaaattcttctttgtcaaaatgcatagatgtgaatcttatatgaatagagttctccattgcttatagcagtgtaataaactccgtgtgtaaacgagaaaaaatgttatataagtgaaaacaaaaattatgatttttttttcttgtgcttataggctcttcgcaatttgaagaagaaagaacatatggtgtgaaaatctttggctcggtcaaattttatccagttgtttataaaactgttgttatctgattcatgtaatttttcagtgttgatttaaaagcccaaaaaatccatctatactgactttttgatattttttctgtaatttgaatttaaaaatagataaaactttcgataagttatgtaaactcataACAAGTATTTAGttttagaaagcatttacatgtttcaaacttataatatatacatatataatgtttaaaattatgcatataaaacctgtgtaaaatgtgtctgaatatgtttctcttctttaatgtgttaatcgtactatatataacattattttaaaatttcaaaaagtttatctcattgtcacatacaaaaaaccatcaataaaaaatataattttccatCTAcgacaagaaaaatgaaaaattataaacatataaatttaaattaaaagaaaaacaagaagttaatataaaagaaaaaaactgacaaataatattataaataaaataaatttataagacacaatccgcgcgaagcgcggaaaaaatctctagtaacgttaacaaaaaaaagttgctaatgcttttgacaaaaaaaaaatcttagaaagctcttttcaaaaaaataaaaaatctacaaAGCCTATTGGACAACTGCATATCGACAGCCTTCCTCCTCCCTGTTTTAGTTGCAGTACAAAAAAACAACACAATTTTGGTCTGGATGCagtacattatttttttattagttcttTTTGTTCTGCAATTTTATTTGTGAATGGGTATAAATTGAAGTCCTCTCTGCATTTTTAATTCTTCTGCATCTCTCCTGTGTTTCCCCTGCTGTACATTCACAGCCAAGGTTGTTTCGTAGAGTTGATTGCGGATTAGAGTTGCCACCGCTACCAAATGTTTGATGTCCTCCTCCTGCTCTTCTGTTTCCAAGGTCAGTTGGTATTGCGGTTAAGTCGTTGGAGATGTCAAATGGACCCTGGTTTGAATTGTTCTGTCTTGCTGGCCATATCTCATCTTTGGATCCTGGTATTCCAGGAGAGTAAAACGACCGGTCTGCGCCAAATAAGTCAACTTGACTTGGAGATAATTATCGAACAATGGACAGAATCATAAGAGTACAGTGTTCTTGTTAATTAACCTTTGGGAGTGGGTTCTCTGTTCTCCATCATGTTAAATGGTGGGTTTGAGAAAAATTCAGGCTCCTGTTGTCGTGGATAGAAGTTATTTGCTGGTTGGATGGCTGTGCGTTTGACTGACTCATATTCACTTCTTAGCTGGTCATACATCCCATCAAGTTTCCTCTTCTGTCTGGTGTTTAAGAAGAACCAATATAGCTTATTGTTACAGTTGAGTTTAAGATGAAGAACAGAACCAGGCAAGTTACTGACCTTGATTTCTCGGAGAACTTCTCTTGGAGCTCTTGTTTATCCTTGGTCAAGTTTTCTACCTCTTGCTCCATCATCTGACACCTCGTGCCCATCTTCTGATATGCTGTATGTACCTGCTCAATTTTCTCGTTAAACTTTGCTTGCATGCCCTCACATTTCTGACGACACTGCGCAACAACTCTATTCATCTTGTACTGCATCTCTAAGTCTCTTTGCGAGATGTAAAACATTACACTTCGGTATGCACTCTTCATCACTGGATTAAATTAAGGAAAACAGAAGGAGGTTCGTTGAACCTTATACATGTTGTTATCAACTTTTACAAATGCAAAAGACACAGAACAGAAAGAGTTAGAGCAATTGAGTTTAGATTTAAAACACAGAGGGAAATTGTTCAACTGAAGAACATAAATTGCAACTGAAAAAATCTACCAAGAGTAAAAACGGAGTACAATTAGGGAAAGGATACGTATTTGTGGTGAAATTCCAGCCATCGCCATCTGATAACAAAGGTACGTAATGAGGATATGTAAGATATGGAATATCATAAAACTGGAAAGTAAGAAAAGCTATAGCATCTTTGCGTACTCTAACTCAACAACTTACATTTACCCATTCTTCATTTGGATTGGTATCCACAGGTTTCATTAAACTAAGATAGAAAACAAAGATAAACTGTCAAGTGGGAAACAAGGAAAAATAAGGCTAAACTGAAGAAAGGAAAGTAGGTTAGGAGGGAGATATTTCAACTCTTGGAGAGTACTTGATCACAGATGGGACAGGCCCCATCATTACTGAGAATCTTGCTAGCATCTTCAGTACCTTCTCATGATGTTAAGGTCATCGTATCAAGCTCACAGGTAACAAGGCGGAAGAAGGCAGATAGAGTATAAAAAGATAAGTAGAAGTGTAAATTGGATACATAATAAGTGACCGCATGTGGTGGAAATGGCACGGCCTTGCAGTTCCCTCCAGCAGGCGTTGCACCTCATGTCAACCTATAATATAAGTATATCTCAAGCTGCTACGCACCTGAATTCATATCAAACTAGATGAGGAAATATGCGCCAATTAAAACTTTCATTCTACAGAGTCCTCTCGCTTTAgagttccattttttttaatctatcaaTCAGCCAAAGTGAAGCGTTTAGACAACTATAGGATTAAGAACTAATTGAAGTCACCAATCAAAAGacacagattttaattaaattcaTTCTAACTGCTGCAAATTCGATTCATATCAAACTAGATAAAGAATCATGCTCTAACTGGAAACTTTAATCCTCCAAAAACCTCTCTATTTAGAGTTCTATTTTTGAGTATATCCACACCACGAGTCAGAAGCCAAACAGGAAAAGTAAACTCGTTGAGATTATCAAATCAAAGAGTACTAACAACACAGATCTGTCAAGCTTCAGTATAGGATGCAGGTTTAATAGGAATCGCAAACGTACAAAACTTACGATTGCTGTGATAATCGTTACTGATCGATCACGACGAGATAAAGCGATTTTTCAGGACGGTAAACCTAGAAAGTTCTGAAGAGATCTACAAAACACACAGCGAAGTAGAGATTACGGACGCGATTAAGAAGATGTGAACACAGATTAGGGTTTCAACATCACAATGATCAACCTCGAAGATGCATAACGGAGACATTATAAGGTTCACTGATTTGAAACTTACCTGCGATtccgagagagagagggagagcgAGGAAGAACAACGATGGAGGAACGGAATCTGTAGAAGACCACaaaaagaacaatcaatcaaaggATCTCGAAACTAAAGAATCGGAGAAGAAGTAGATACGAATTCGAGAGAAGACGCAAGGATCTGTTACCTCTTTCTGTTG encodes:
- the LOC111215615 gene encoding E3 ubiquitin-protein ligase CCNB1IP1 homolog isoform X2, with the protein product MLARFSVMMGPVPSVINLMKPVDTNPNEEWVNMAMAGISPQILMKSAYRSVMFYISQRDLEMQYKMNRVVAQCRQKCEGMQAKFNEKIEQVHTAYQKMGTRCQMMEQEVENLTKDKQELQEKFSEKSRQKRKLDGMYDQLRSEYESVKRTAIQPANNFYPRQQEPEFFSNPPFNMMENREPTPKGSKDEIWPARQNNSNQGPFDISNDLTAIPTDLGNRRAGGGHQTFGSGGNSNPQSTLRNNLGCECTAGETQERCRRIKNAERTSIYTHSQIKLQNKKN
- the LOC111215615 gene encoding E3 ubiquitin-protein ligase CCNB1IP1 homolog isoform X1, which produces MLARFSVMMGPVPSVINLMKPVDTNPNEEWVNMAMAGISPQILMKSAYRSVMFYISQRDLEMQYKMNRVVAQCRQKCEGMQAKFNEKIEQVHTAYQKMGTRCQMMEQEVENLTKDKQELQEKFSEKSRQKRKLDGMYDQLRSEYESVKRTAIQPANNFYPRQQEPEFFSNPPFNMMENREPTPKDRSFYSPGIPGSKDEIWPARQNNSNQGPFDISNDLTAIPTDLGNRRAGGGHQTFGSGGNSNPQSTLRNNLGCECTAGETQERCRRIKNAERTSIYTHSQIKLQNKKN